In Plodia interpunctella isolate USDA-ARS_2022_Savannah chromosome 22, ilPloInte3.2, whole genome shotgun sequence, the following proteins share a genomic window:
- the grsm gene encoding probable aminopeptidase NPEPL1 isoform X1, producing the protein MTIIRTLFNCVTVSKHVPVIITARSMSNTSVNIKFRWGLTASDPERNPVLIVGQVAHLNSLTWQDVRCKLEPRVTEEAWRRGLACVTSSAGDTVELWPHAAALASLPTRRSRHAAPSRCHALAKIMRAHQRTCDEFAVLVCRKSDVFASAIAIARSYPLYQARSGSAPLGSPAPQARQLTVEIQLVKEDSQDGESEDEYSGSLPADLADGTLSSEELATLQHAADATRLAAKIADTPCNIMNVDKFIEEACAVAKDLDIPEPTIIRGEELKERGMGGIYGVGKAAACPPALVVLSYTAPQATDTVAWVGKGIVYDTGGLSIKARTSMVGMKGDCAGAAAVLGAFAVAVRAKPDVNLHAILCLAENAVGPLATRPDDIHQLYSGRTVEINNTDAEGRLVLSDGVVYASRDLKADTIVDVATLTGAQGIATGKYHAAIVSNSRRLERACACAGLRSGDLAHALPFAPELHFTEFSSACADMKNSVADRNNAQPSCAALFVLAHLGFEFPGRWLHVDMAAPAHCGERATGYGVALLTVLFGQRTQNKLLRALGDALLS; encoded by the exons ATGACGATAATACGGACATTGTTTAACTGTGTAACTGTATCTAAACATGTTCCAGTGATAATTACAG CTCGCAGCATGTCAAACACATCTGTGAATATAAAGTTCCGATGGGGGCTGACAGCCTCGGACCCGGAACGGAACCCGGTCCTAATCGTGGGTCAGGTGGCCCACCTCAACTCGCTCACGTGGCAGGACGTCCGGTGCAAACTGGAGCCTCGGGTCACTGAAGAG GCGTGGCGGCGCGGCCTGGCCTGTGTGACGTCATCGGCGGGCGACACGGTGGAGCTGTGGCCGCACGCGGCGGCGCTGGCGTCGCTGCCGACGCGGCGCTCGCGTCACGCTGCGCCGTCGCGCTGCCACGCGCTCGCCAAGATCATGCGCGCGCACCAGAGAACCTGTGACGAGTTTGCTGTG TTGGTGTGTCGCAAAAGCGATGTGTTTGCGTCCGCCATCGCGATAGCGCGGTCCTACCCGCTGTACCAGGCGCGCTCGGGCTCCGCCCCGCTGGGCTCACCCGCGCCGCAAGCGAGGCAGCTCACTGTTGAGATACAACTAGTGAAGGAAGACTCACAGG ATGGAGAATCCGAAGACGAATACTCCGGTTCCTTGCCGGCTGATCTTGCTGACGGTACGCTATCTTCAGAGGAGCTGGCGACGTTACAGCACGCTGCTGACGCTACCCGCCTCGCGGCTAAGATTGCGGACACTCCGTGCAATATCATGAACGTGGATAAGTTTATTGAG gAAGCGTGCGCCGTAGCCAAAGATCTCGACATACCAGAACCAACGATAATCCGCGGCGAAGAATTGAAGGAACGCGGTATGGGTGGCATTTATGGAGTCGGCAAGGCTGCCGCGTGTCCCCCAGCATTGGTCGTATTGAGCTACACTGCTCCGCAAGCTACTGACACTGTGGCTTGGGTCGGGAAAGGGATTGTCTATGATACTGGCGGTCTCAGCATCAAAGCTAGG ACCTCAATGGTGGGCATGAAAGGCGActgcgcgggcgcagcggCGGTATTGGGCGCGTTCGCGGTGGCCGTGCGGGCCAAACCTGACGTCAACCTGCACGCCATACTGTGCTTGGCTGAAAATGCTGTGGGACCGCTGGCTACCAG ACCGGATGATATCCATCAGTTGTATTCCGGCCGCACCgtggaaataaataacactgaCGCCGAAG GTCGTCTGGTGTTGAGTGACGGTGTGGTGTACGCGTCCAGAGATCTGAAGGCCGACACTATAGTTGATGTCGCCACACTCACCGGAGCACAG GGCATAGCGACGGGCAAGTACCACGCGGCCATAGTGTCGAACAGCCGACGGCTGGAGCgcgcgtgcgcgtgcgccgGCTTGCGCTCGGGCGACCTCGCGCACGCGCTGCCCTTCGCGCCCGAGCTGCACTTCACTGAGTTCAGCAGCGCGTGCGCAGACATGAAGAACAGCGTCGCC GACCGCAACAACGCGCAGCCGTCGTGCGCGGCGCTGTTCGTGCTGGCGCACCTCGGGTTCGAGTTCCCGGGCCGCTGGCTACACGTGGACATGGCCGCGCCTGCGCACTGC GGCGAACGCGCCACGGGTTACGGCGTGGCGCTGCTGACGGTACTGTTCGGGCAGCGCACGCAAAACAAGCTACTGCGGGCCCTCGGGGACGCGTTACTGTCATAG
- the LOC128679983 gene encoding coactosin-like protein isoform X2 gives MSEGLEYETIVQNGPKKVTMTTGIDRDTIRSAYEDVRSDATPTEWAVFKFEGARIVCSARGSDFTEFRTQFADDERAFGYLRLQMGDEMSKRRKFLFVTWVGPNVSVINRAKMSTDKAIIKDIISNFAVELQLESQAEIDIDQFKDTLNRAGGANYGTGIRDL, from the exons GTGACGATGACCACTGGCATCGACCGCGACACGATACGGTCCGCGTACGAAGACGTCAGGTCAGACGCCACTCCCACTGAATG GGCGGTGTTCAAATTCGAGGGCGCGCGCATCGTGTGTTCGGCGCGCGGCAGCGACTTCACAGAGTTCCGTACACAGTTCGCGGACGACGAGCGTGCCTTTGGATACCTCAG GTTGCAAATGGGCGATGAGATGTCCAAACGCCGGAAGTTCCTGTTCGTGACGTGGGTGGGGCCCAACGTGTCCGTCATCAACCGCGCCAAGATGTCCACCGACAAGGCCATAATCAAGGATATCATCTCC aactTTGCGGTGGAACTTCAACTGGAAAGCCAAGCTGAAATAGACATCGATCAGTTCAAGGACACCCTGAACAGGGCAGGGGGAGCGAACTACGGAACTGGCATCCGAGATTTATGA
- the grsm gene encoding probable aminopeptidase NPEPL1 isoform X2: MSNTSVNIKFRWGLTASDPERNPVLIVGQVAHLNSLTWQDVRCKLEPRVTEEAWRRGLACVTSSAGDTVELWPHAAALASLPTRRSRHAAPSRCHALAKIMRAHQRTCDEFAVLVCRKSDVFASAIAIARSYPLYQARSGSAPLGSPAPQARQLTVEIQLVKEDSQDGESEDEYSGSLPADLADGTLSSEELATLQHAADATRLAAKIADTPCNIMNVDKFIEEACAVAKDLDIPEPTIIRGEELKERGMGGIYGVGKAAACPPALVVLSYTAPQATDTVAWVGKGIVYDTGGLSIKARTSMVGMKGDCAGAAAVLGAFAVAVRAKPDVNLHAILCLAENAVGPLATRPDDIHQLYSGRTVEINNTDAEGRLVLSDGVVYASRDLKADTIVDVATLTGAQGIATGKYHAAIVSNSRRLERACACAGLRSGDLAHALPFAPELHFTEFSSACADMKNSVADRNNAQPSCAALFVLAHLGFEFPGRWLHVDMAAPAHCGERATGYGVALLTVLFGQRTQNKLLRALGDALLS; encoded by the exons ATGTCAAACACATCTGTGAATATAAAGTTCCGATGGGGGCTGACAGCCTCGGACCCGGAACGGAACCCGGTCCTAATCGTGGGTCAGGTGGCCCACCTCAACTCGCTCACGTGGCAGGACGTCCGGTGCAAACTGGAGCCTCGGGTCACTGAAGAG GCGTGGCGGCGCGGCCTGGCCTGTGTGACGTCATCGGCGGGCGACACGGTGGAGCTGTGGCCGCACGCGGCGGCGCTGGCGTCGCTGCCGACGCGGCGCTCGCGTCACGCTGCGCCGTCGCGCTGCCACGCGCTCGCCAAGATCATGCGCGCGCACCAGAGAACCTGTGACGAGTTTGCTGTG TTGGTGTGTCGCAAAAGCGATGTGTTTGCGTCCGCCATCGCGATAGCGCGGTCCTACCCGCTGTACCAGGCGCGCTCGGGCTCCGCCCCGCTGGGCTCACCCGCGCCGCAAGCGAGGCAGCTCACTGTTGAGATACAACTAGTGAAGGAAGACTCACAGG ATGGAGAATCCGAAGACGAATACTCCGGTTCCTTGCCGGCTGATCTTGCTGACGGTACGCTATCTTCAGAGGAGCTGGCGACGTTACAGCACGCTGCTGACGCTACCCGCCTCGCGGCTAAGATTGCGGACACTCCGTGCAATATCATGAACGTGGATAAGTTTATTGAG gAAGCGTGCGCCGTAGCCAAAGATCTCGACATACCAGAACCAACGATAATCCGCGGCGAAGAATTGAAGGAACGCGGTATGGGTGGCATTTATGGAGTCGGCAAGGCTGCCGCGTGTCCCCCAGCATTGGTCGTATTGAGCTACACTGCTCCGCAAGCTACTGACACTGTGGCTTGGGTCGGGAAAGGGATTGTCTATGATACTGGCGGTCTCAGCATCAAAGCTAGG ACCTCAATGGTGGGCATGAAAGGCGActgcgcgggcgcagcggCGGTATTGGGCGCGTTCGCGGTGGCCGTGCGGGCCAAACCTGACGTCAACCTGCACGCCATACTGTGCTTGGCTGAAAATGCTGTGGGACCGCTGGCTACCAG ACCGGATGATATCCATCAGTTGTATTCCGGCCGCACCgtggaaataaataacactgaCGCCGAAG GTCGTCTGGTGTTGAGTGACGGTGTGGTGTACGCGTCCAGAGATCTGAAGGCCGACACTATAGTTGATGTCGCCACACTCACCGGAGCACAG GGCATAGCGACGGGCAAGTACCACGCGGCCATAGTGTCGAACAGCCGACGGCTGGAGCgcgcgtgcgcgtgcgccgGCTTGCGCTCGGGCGACCTCGCGCACGCGCTGCCCTTCGCGCCCGAGCTGCACTTCACTGAGTTCAGCAGCGCGTGCGCAGACATGAAGAACAGCGTCGCC GACCGCAACAACGCGCAGCCGTCGTGCGCGGCGCTGTTCGTGCTGGCGCACCTCGGGTTCGAGTTCCCGGGCCGCTGGCTACACGTGGACATGGCCGCGCCTGCGCACTGC GGCGAACGCGCCACGGGTTACGGCGTGGCGCTGCTGACGGTACTGTTCGGGCAGCGCACGCAAAACAAGCTACTGCGGGCCCTCGGGGACGCGTTACTGTCATAG
- the Orc5 gene encoding origin recognition complex subunit 5, producing the protein MEEFCAKIPCRKAQLNELFNLLGDHDEPLPCSLFLSGNMGTGKSLCIESILQFLCYKHVIIDCIECYSSKIMFETILSGVGGDDFHVKCETMLDLTNALNRLAEDASRYEPIILVFDRAERLRSMDQNLMCTLLRLRELCNLNICTIFVTHLIYDNFNFKMGVREPITIYFSNYNKEELFKIIFLHQKSFVHHILSNHNVDDELKSELEKPELFANFLNAFLSVFYRPCRDIIELQHMAKVNFAKYCEPIIKCEIQAQDLTKLWRHISPILKTSLELLYLRISTEKGSKQSPGKENSESYVSQGCKFENMLKEELMSTKTFAQSFELPYYAKFLLIAAYLASYNPPKEDKRLFMKNHGKQRKRQQQVKAKAKISEKLNTQLGPKVFTLDRLLAIFYAILEEKLGLTSNLLAQIATLVELKLIAGSKEIDLDVSKYKCIVGYDFITAVAQTVGFNVRKYLYDFI; encoded by the coding sequence ATGGAAGAGTTTTGTGCAAAAATACCTTGTAGAAAAGCCCAGTTAAacgaattatttaatttgcttgGAGATCACGATGAACCGTTACCGTGTTCTTTGTTTTTAAGTGGCAACATGGGCACCGGCAAAAGTTTGTGCATCGAGTCAATATTGCAGTTTTTGTGCTACAAACATGTAATTATAGACTGTATAGAATGTTATTCATCGAAAATCATGTTCGAGACGATCTTGTCTGGCGTTGGAGGCGATGACTTTCATGTGAAATGTGAAACTATGTTGGATTTAACGAATGCTTTGAACCGTTTAGCTGAAGATGCCTCCAGATACGAGCCTATTATATTGGTATTTGACAGAGCTGAAAGATTACGTAGTATGGATCAGAATCTTATGTGTACATTGTTAAGGCTGAGAGAGCTTTGCAACTTAAATATTTGcactatatttgttactcatCTAATTTACGATAATTTCAACTTCAAAATGGGCGTCCGCGAGCCcataactatatatttctcTAACTACAACAAAGAGGAACTATTCAAGATCATATTTTTGCATCAAAAGTCCTTCGTCCACCACATACTTAGTAATCACAATGTTGACGATGAATTAAAAAGTGAACTTGAGAAGCCAGAATTGTTTGCTAATTTCCTTAATGCATTTTTGAGTGTATTCTACAGACCGTGTAGAGATATCATTGAATTACAACACATGGCTAAAGTGAACTTTGCGAAATATTGTGAGCCAATCATAAAATGTGAGATTCAAGCTCAAGACTTGACAAAATTATGGAGGCACATTTCtccaatattaaaaacaagcCTAGAATTACTATACTTAAGAATAAGTACAGAAAAAGGTAGCAAACAGTCACCGGGGAAAGAAAACAGTGAATCTTATGTGTCACAAGGTTGTAAGtttgaaaatatgttaaagGAGGAATTGATGTCAACCAAGACTTTTGCGCAGAGTTTTGAACTGCCTTactatgcaaaatttctacTTATAGCGGCATATCTTGCTAGCTACAATCCACCAAAGGAAGACAaaagattatttatgaaaaatcatGGTAAACAAAGAAAGAGACAGCAACAGGTCAAAGCTAAGGCGAAAATCAGTGAAAAACTGAATACACAGCTTGGTCCTAAAGTATTCACCCTGGATCGTTTACTTGCAATTTTTTATGCGATTTTAGAGGAAAAATTAGGTTTGACAAGTAATTTACTGGCTCAAATTGCAACACTGGTGGAACTGAAGTTGATTGCCGGCAGTAAGGAAATCGATTTGGATGTATCAAAATACAAGTGCATCGTCGGTTACGATTTCATTACAGCTGTGGCACAGACAGTCGGATTCAATGTTAGAAAGTACttgtatgattttatataa